The Pelmatolapia mariae isolate MD_Pm_ZW linkage group LG2, Pm_UMD_F_2, whole genome shotgun sequence sequence gctgtttttatgtgttcaAAATCACCAAACCTTTAACTTCTGATTGTCTGCGTTCTGGGTTTATGTCCCATTACACTGAGAAGTGCTGCTGAAGTGCTGCCAGCAGTAAAATCAAACCAACCTCTGCACTGACCACTCCACACCTGCAGGGGCTCCACTGCTCCTTACCTTATGAACACTCTTGGGATTTTCCAACCAGGCGTAGTACATCTCCTCCACATAGTTGGAGCTCGTCCCATTCAGGAACGGCTCCGAGGCCACCGGTGCCGTGTAACACCTGATTGGCTGAAACGTCCTTTTGCCACCCATAGAGGTGACTGTGATTGGCCGCTGTTGGCCGACAGTCTGAGCCGCCTGCGAGGCGGTGAGCGGACGCAACCGCGCCGCACAAGTCCTTAAACGATGCATGAGCAGTCCTTAAAGTATCACACGCACGGCGGTGACTTTCGGTCCGACGGTCCGGACGTCCTCGACCTCACAACGatgcaggagaaaaaagcaggTCGGTGCCACGACAGGAAGCAGTCAGATGTCCACGTCAGTCTACtgacagaagaagagagagaattAGCCCCTGTTCTCCAGACCACAGTCACCTTTATTCAAATGAGATGTGAGAGAAAGCTGTGCTTTAGGATTTAACGATGGCGGTTTCTGTCTGACGAGCTTCTAATAACACTGCGAGCGCTGACTCAAGCTGCTGTTTGCAGAGGAACACTCAGAATAAAACTCAGGAACACGATGTCAGAGTCAAGGCTGATCTGCCGCGCCTGACAAACGGCGTCCTCAGAAATACGGCACGGTGGATTTAAAGATGCTAACGTTGAGATTTACAGACAGCAGTCGTCAGCCTCGCACTGACAGCCTGACAGACACGTTTAAAGTGCGTGCTTAAAGATCTCTTTACATCAGGCGGAATGGTCACATGACCTAATGGTGGTTTTGCACTCAGTAATCAGTGGCGCCCGGCTGAATCGGCCTTGAGAAGCCAGCTCAGGGGCAGGTCACAGATCACTGACCAATCACAGACATGAACTTCAGTCCAAAAGATCTGAGCAACATTTCCTGACATCAGAGGCCGACGCTGCGCTCCAGGAACGACCTGTAAGATTGGTTCATCGCACGCTTTTACTTTCTGTGCAGGTCGCTGTCCGAGCCAGCCCGCCCGGTCACATGACTACACTTgcagaaggaaaacaaaaacaccttgCTCCCTTGCGATAAAGTTTATTCAAAAACAGACCCGCTGTTTTCACATGCAGGACGTGCCACCTCACCTGTGTCCAGGTAAACACTGTGAAACTACGAGAACACCGAGGTTTCTgcctcagattttttttaaaatttgttttaaagttCCTGATTTGAGGAAATTCTATGAAGCACAGCACAACAACACGCTGCAGAAATAATGGCTACAGTTTGATTATTGATAAAAACGGCACAGCCTCCTCACTCCATGTCTGACTTTTAGCTGGTGTTTTAACTTCCACCAGCTAACACAGGGCCTGTATGAGGGTCAACGTATCCAGGATATCTTTCCATATCTGCTTCACTCGCTAACTATCAATcacactggggggggggggggggtggtcaCATGACGGGTTTATCAGTGTTCACATGAAAGAGGCACAGTTTGGAGCCtctgaccaatcagaaacaTGCACAGGCGTGTGTGAGAGAGTAAAGGCCTAAAAACTCTGCATGAATGTGTGAGCTTTGCTCAGTCAATCTGGAAAACAGCTgctggattaataaagtttattcGAAGCAGGAAGGAAGCCAGTAACTGAACAGCCACCTGTGATTTAAACCTTCTCGTTACTCTCGCGGTGATTAAAAATCTTTAGTTTTGGCATTAAATGCTCTGAGAGGACAAATAATCTGTTTACATGTTGATGAGATCAGGAAGCAGCAGAGCTCCTCCTGAGGCTCTGAGTTTCTTCCTGATGCTCATCAGATAAAGAGAACACCTTCAGACCCTCTGTCTACACAGAGGATGTTCCAGTAAGGGTGACGCCGTTTTCCTGAaatctgattggtcagtaggCTGTGTTGGTGACTGCTGAGCTCATATCTCAAACAATACCCGCCCCAGAGCAAAGTACCTCGCCTCGTATAGGTACTCCACCACAAAACAGGCCTGAGAGAGGTCCTGCAAGGTCAGCAGGGTTTGTCCTGCTCAAAATGGagcagagtgtgaatgtgagctcAACACAGTGAGCAGAGAGtctgcacttcctgtttctatGACCTTGTGAAAAACAATAAGTTTTCTGCCTGAGATAATTAAACCAAACTAATTAAAGTATGTTTATTACAATCCTgggagtttttcttctttgcaaGTTGAACATCTCAATTCTTTGGTCATGTTGACTACCAGCATTTTTCTGGATTGATGGGAATCCTTTAAACTGGTGTTGCCATGTTACCTGATATTTCAACTTGCAAAACAGTGAGCTGTAACTCACGCAGGTCATATTGTTCCTGCCGTTTCCTAAAACAGCTGCACAGATGCTGGAAACCCGCATGTATCCCGCAGACTGCTGATCAGAGATCAGTGTCACACTGGGTGTCTTGAAACTTCTGACCGGTGCTGACTCTGCAAACAGAGTCAAGTCTGAAGTCTTCTGCAGATCTTCACAGAATTCAGGGAGTTAAAGTTCTCCAAGCCCTCTCAGAGCCCAGTCACAGAACCGGAACCGTGTCCTTCTGGGAGGCGGGGTCACCTCCCAGCCCCCCACGGGCCTGCTCTCGCCCCCCACCGGGactttctgctttgttttgacCTTGTTGGGGCTCCACTCCCAGCCTGCTCTCCTTCCCCTTAACCCTGCCTGGACCCGCCCACTACCTGCCTACCGCGCCTCCTGACTGGCTGCCTGTGAGAAATCCAGACTTGTCTATTGGCCACCCGGACATTCGATCACTTTGTCCTTTCACGAGTCATGAGTTCCCGAAAATGTCTGCCCGTGTTCCCCAAACATCGTAAAATCATCTGTTTTGAGTGCCTAATGGCTAAAACCCGCTGTATGTGAAGCCACACGGAGCGGCTCTCACTACGCAAACTCTTAGCTGCACGCTTAGCTTCAGCGCTAACGCGGCGCGTTATATAATTAGCTGATTAGCTTCACAAAACGCCCCTGCTTTAAATTAACAGCTATTAGCAGTTTAATTTTGAATAAGTTCCTGTGTTTGCATTCAGTGGAGGCGTTTGCTCCGCTTATGGAGCCTTAAACGGAAAGCCTCGCTCCAAAGGTTACTTTAAACGGCCGTAGCAGCTAGCACGCGGCTAGCAGGCTAACAACGCCGCTTCGCATTCGTCCAGACGCTTTTCATTCTCCCCGAATCAAAACCGGAACCCGCCCCCGAGTGAGCCCGCAGGTCGGACCGTGTCCTCGCTCACGGCCCAGCGTCCCCCCTAAATGCCCGGTACTGACCTCCAAGCACTCCCTCTCGGCCGGTATCCCGGATGCCCTTCGCTTCTCCCGGTAAAATGATGACAGCTCGATGTGTTGAGCACAGGAGCGGAGCCCGTGCATACGTCACCACGTACAGTGAAAGGGGCGTGGTCCCGCTGTAGAAAAACTACAAACGGAACTAAACAAATACACTAAAAAGGAATCTTTTTTATActcatttaaatgtttgttgTGAAAAAGTCGTTCAACagtattttaaattctttttaaaaatatttccacAGTTCAGTAAAAATAACAACTTAAGTCTAaaataacagttaaaaaaaatagggcttgattttattttaatgccCCAACTCCACAAAACTATTTAAACATAGTTATTGTATCAGGACAATAAAAAAcccattatatattttttttaaaaaactgtacaATTCTAAAACAACTTTGAATTTCAAagagatttttttcaaattgaaAGTGTGACAATGACTGCAGTCAGGCTGTGAGTGCTTTTCTGTATATTAAATGGACGTCGCCACAAACGGGAACCTGAATGCTGACAAACCATTTTCTGTGCACCTTTATTAAGTCTGAAAGCAAACAAATCACAGTCTGTATGAACAGAGTTCATTAAATTATCATGTTCAGCTGAAGGACCTTTATTCTTCCAGGTTTGGTTttcacagcaagcagcacaagTTTGAGCTCCACTGGCTGTAACAACCCGAACCTGTccaacaggaaacaggaagttgtCCAACAGGTGAGAGATCATCCATCGAATCATAAAAACCATCAGTCAGCGCGGAGGCTTCCACGCCACGCAGCAACGTTAATAATTAAATGTTCAAATGACCACAGATTACaggtgaaaagcaaaaaaatgattaaatcaTTCATAATAAGAGAAAATGAAATCTTTTACACAGGTTCAGTATGAATGTAACCCCACTGAGGACGTCTGATTGGCTGATCGGCTTTAAAGGGGACCGCTTCACGTTGGCCTGTGCTGACCCAAAATAACACTTAAAGCTTTTTCCACCCGGACCACCAGCTGTGCTGACAGAGACCTTTTACCCGTTTGGGGTTTTTGGTAAAAGTACTTGTATTCACCCAATTTCATGAAATGAGggtcttaacctcctaggacctggcgtccacacatcacattttgggttatttagaccaaaatactcaattttgctctacaggggcctgatatccacttacgaggacattatactgctactgttctatcgaaattttaaacgaatatcctcatatgcgGCTCTCATtgttcttagaaacaaaaatcaggtaaaaaaaaaaaatctggtaactctttgtttttacattcatcgggtcccaatcagcccaaatatcaaagagaaattaaaaatgcatgctgtggaagagttcgggtcttaggaggttaaagttaGTGTAACCTGGAGAAATAAACACTTTAAATTACCAAGATGGCTGCCGAGCACCAAGACTTTtgattttacaatttttttaaaattcatatttAACGTGGCCAAACTTCCAAACGCATATACACCACAAACCTTTCACATCAGCTAACTTTAAGCCAGCTAGCTAAAAGGAGCAGAGACTTTGCTAAATTATGAGCGAAGTAATCCCACAAACTCCAAACTGACTCTGCACCCCGAAGCTAACTGGACCGTGGAGATATCGCGAAGCTTTGACTGCATTAGGAAAATTTGGATTATTTTAAGTTGTGAATCACGCCAAGCTACTCTGACAAAGTGCAGAGGTGGAAATGATAAGAACGGGTCCCCTTTAAACGCTGCAGTCAGCAGCTGCCTGTAACCTGAAGCTTCAGCTGCTCTCAGCTCTTTAAATAACTGCGTCCGACTGTCTTCACTCAGGAGCTCAGCACAGACTACGGTTTATTTTTTTGGCATGAACAGTCAAATGGCACTAAAATAGCCTCGTGAGCGACGCATCAACATCCTCAGTGGAGTCCTCAGTTTCTGTGCAAAAACCCTCAAACGAGCAAAGTAAgtgaaaaaagacatttaaaaataccAACGTGGTTACACAGCACAGTGCATCCAGGCTCGTCAGCTGCAGAACACAAGCATTTGGTTCACCGGTGGTGTAAAAATCCCTGGTTTGAATCAGACGCCCTGAACGCGGGAAGAGTTCAGCGTGATCGCCGCTCGCTCGGGACAGGAAGCGTGGACGCTCTCGGGACATTATTGCCGAGAATTTAAAGGACTTTGTTCCACCTTCAGACGCCGTCACACACTCTCAGTGTGAATGCTTGGCAGGCTACACCCAAGTTCATGTTTCTGCTAAAGTTCTGCTTCCACTGGACacaattcatttttaaacagtggTGAAACGGGGTCTGTGTCCCCCCAGAAGAAACATGTGGATCTGCAAAAAGCTTCAACCTTAACAGAAGAGcgacacattttaaaaaaagcccCATTGAGTCAGTCATACTGGTAATAATTATCAGGAATGAGTGTTTTATAAAGTctttgaaagaaagaaatgaacgATGTTGGGAGGAGCTGGTACTGCTGTTCAGTTTGAGCCCAGACTTGTAGTGAACATGTTCTCAGTGCAGGTCTGAACTCACATCATCTCATTTAGTTTCAATTCTAACAGATGATTAGGAATCTTTTATCCTCCATATGTGATTAATCCACTTTGCTTGTACTAAATGTGACTGCCTACGGTTCCCAGAATGCTTTGCAAGCTCAGACTCATATTTTAACTGGTGGAAATACCTGGACAGTAGAGGCATAACGAGCAGCCTCGCCTGGTGAGTGTACGTTCCCTGCAGAGACGGCGCCATGCTGCATGACGAACTGAGACCAGAGGAGCTACGCGCTCAGACGCTGTTTGCATATCGTAGATTTACAGTTCTGTGAAGAGCGAGGGAGCGAACGCAGGGCGAGCCAGACGATAGAAACCAAACGCACCGGCACACAACCGCAGGAGGGTGCGTTACATTCCTGAAACAGTGCTGAGCAGACGGGCCGCGCTATCAGTGCTTTCAttcagagacagaaaagaaacaaaccagTGCTCAGATGCATGCTCCACCCACAACTACaaaccagccaatcagagagagAGGCCCACATGGCCTGCTATACTTGCTATACCTTGTTTGAAAGGTCACATGACTAAATCAGAAAGTTTAAAAATACTTAAGCAGGCTTCGGGTTGGTTAGGTTAGAGAACAGCAGTGGCTCCAGTTTGGACCTGCTGGGTTCCTGAAGGTTCTGCAAAGTTCCTCGTCCGGTCCACCTGGATCCATTTTACTGCGATGGCCGTGCAGTCTGGCCGGCTGGCGGTTATCATGGCTACAGAATTGTTTCTGATTGTTTCTGGCTGTTGCTAAGGAAGTAGCTCCGAGTTCGCTTGGAAGGGTTTGAAGATaagcgggtgtgtgtgtgtgtgtgtgtgtgtgggtgggggggggggaggtcGTCCAGGTGTCGTTAGAAGACTCCTGATTGGTTAAACAGGAGGCGCGGGCGCAGGTCTTTGAGGCACCAGAGGTTGTGATGCAGCAGAAGGTTTTGGTTTTCTGtgcaagaaagaagaagaaaaagagtttACATTGTGACTAGCCACTAAAACCACAGCATGCACTCTCTGTTTGAGATGACGTATCACTCCGCCACAGTTCAAACTGCTGGAGAGCTACACCAGCAGTTAGCTTCTGGGTTCACTTAGCATCTAGCCACTCTAAAGACTAGCTTATAAATGTTATCTAACATTAGCTGGCCATCTAGTGTTGCCCTATTAGGAGTAAGCTGCTGTGTCCAGTTTAGGATTAGCTTAACATTAGGTAGTTTCTTTCTTTGTCGAGTTAAATGAATGCTAGTGTCTGTGTTTAGTTAGTTTTAAATTCACTCTTGAGTCCAGTTAGCTTAACGTTAATATATGAATTGAGTCTGTTTGGGGTTAGCTACTGGGTAAACACAATTTCTTTCACTGGCTTATATTTAGATCCACTTAGCTTAAATGCAGATTTTAAGTTTATTAAATCTAGAAGAGTAGAAGACAATTTAGCTTAAAATTACATTGCATTTTAGTGACCAGCAAGCTCACAGTTggcttaaaattatttttaaatacagtcGATTTGGCATTAGCCACAGGTACAGCTTTGAATTCCATTAACTGTCCAGTCCAATTAGCTTCAAGTTAGCATCTAAGACTCAGTAGCTTAAATTTAGCTTCTAGGAATCATTAGCTTAAGGCTAGCTTCTATAACTAGTTAACGTCAAGTTAGATAAAATCATTTAGAAGCTAAtgcaaaaagttttattttttagaaacaTACTGCTGTAGcgtcaaatgtttaaaaagataCAACTTTTAGTTTGAAAGTGAAGTTTCCACACTTCAGGTTTGAGTGACAGTTTTTGAGTTACCGCGGCTAATGTGACATCCTGTGAGAAAGTATAAGACGACAGGAACACAGCTTTCTGACGTCTGAGTTTGGGAGCTCAGTTGCTCACTTGGTGTCATGCTAATAACCCTGGTATTTACTCCATTGGCTAATGAGTTAACAATCACAAGTAATTGGCCACTGAGCAAGCGGTTACAGAGTCGGACCCAGCCCTCACCGCCACGTCTGTTTTCTTGCAACAAAGAGGGTGACAACAGAAACGTGAGAAACCAGCAGGTGATGTCACAGCAGCTACATGTATGTTTTGTACTCAGATTGTTTTCGGTTTGTGTTTCGTTGGATGTGGTGGTGCGCGACGTCTTACAGAGGAGGCGGTGGCGGCCTCAGAGCATGGGAAGGAGCCGTCTGGCCGGTTTCCACCACCTGAACACAGAGGAAGTACACCTGGGTAAATCTGCTAGTCTGCGAGTCATTGTCCCATTCAAACCCTCACACCCAATCTACCTGGCCTGTTTGACTCTCCCAGTTTACCTGATGTCATTGGGTGAGTGAAAGGTGCTTTCTAGTTTCCTGCTGTGATGATTAACCTGCAGACAGCGCAGCACTAAGCTCCGCTAACACTACATCAGCAGCAGTAGTTAGAGTGGTAATGAGAAGTAAGCAGGGTTTACCTCTTGTGGTGGCAGCAGCTGAGCGTGGTGCTTCACATGGAGAGAGAGCAGAGCGTGTTAGAGCTCATGCAGtccatcaacacacacacacacacacactaaagtgATTAATCACACAGCTTAATCAGCTCATCAATAAACCGTGCAGACAGCCGCTTCAGTTCCAGTTAGATGCTGATTGATGCAGATTAGCTGCTCTGTTGGTTAGTACAGTCTGTCACTGATTGTAAgcgatcagctgatcgtccAGCCTGTGATCAATAACTGTGTTTGGTGTTCTCGTGCTGAGGTGTGCTCATCACTACAGCTAACTGACTTCAGGTTCTACACTGAGGCTTACCAGGAGAGCATCATCAGCCTCCTGATCAGCAGGGTCACAGCAGGTTTGTGTCATTAgtaaaatcatcatcatcagcagcagcagcagcaggaggccGTGTGGGCGTGCCCACCTGCTGCTCTGTATGAGCAGAAAGTGTAAACCAGCTGTGTCAGCTACACAGCTGACTGGTTCTAATGTTTTGGCCATCAGCAGCTCATGCTAAAGGCTGCACTTCGTCTACCGTCCACTGGGTGCTCCAGCAGTGAGTCCAGCACGTTAAAGCTTTACTGGTCTCTCTGGGTACCGCACCTTCATCACACCCATACAGGAGCCCAGAAGAAGATCGGAGGACGCCACTCTCCGACCGCTAACGCCTCGAGGATGTTTAGTTTTAACCTTCTGTAGACACGCCCACTCAgagtactgctgctgctgtgggtcTCTGTAACGCTCACTGCTCACACAGAACAAACCGGGTAAAGCTGCAGGAACGACTGGTGATGCTACAAACATCATCACACACCTGGACGGACAGGTGAGGCAGGTGTGTGTGAAACGAGGGAAACGCCACCGTCTAAATCACATCTGCATGTTTACTTAAACTCTGAGTCTCACGTGAACCCTAAACTTACCCCGTCTCTGACGATGTTATTGGTGTTACCCCGGGCAACAGATGGAGGCTGCACTCTGGGAGGCGGTCTcctgctgtgattggctgaagcCATGCCGTCAGCCCTGAGGGAGACATGACCGTGAGAGCAGCGCCACACGTGCAGCTAATGGTTTACAATTATATTCAGAGTGTCCCTGAACGCAGCACAGAGAACACGTGGTTCCCACGGTCGTGgcggcgtgtgtgtgtgcactcacTCATATCCCTGCGACCTCTTCCTGCGGCTCAGCCCGAGTCGCCGCAGCAGCTCGTTCCTGCGCAGGAAAACGAAGACGCCGAGAGCGAGCAGCGGGAGGACgaagaagaagaggacgagCAGGCCGTCCCTGAGAGACGTGTCCTTATCTGGGGGAGGGGCACACAGAGGAGGCGCGTTAACATGGGACGCCTGCCCTCAGGTGAGTCCGAGTTCTCCAGGTGACATACCGTTCCACGTGGGTCCGCTGTCAACGCTTCCACCGTAACCCGATAACTCGCAGAAAGGCGGATCCCAGCCATAGTCGCAGTGGCAGTTCCTGTTGCTGTTGCACACCTGCGACACACAAACAGGTGACACCTGAATCATGTGACGCACCTGACAGACAGGcaggcaggaggacaggcaggtgaCTCACCCCGTGTCCGTGACATTTGGTCTGCACGTCGCAATTGTAGCTCAGGACGTCGGCGCCGCGGCACTCAAAGTTCACACACACCTGAACACCGCAGAAGAAGAAACGAGCTTTAACACCTCATCTGTTCACTCCTCATCCccttccctcctccctcctcctcacctTGTTCTCTCCACACTTGGTCCCTTCGTTCACCATCCCGGGGTCGGGGACGTCCGACCCCAGCATGAAGTCCACGCCGTAGCATTTCCCTCCGGTGATCGGCGTGCTGATGATCGACGGCTCGATGCCAAACACCGTCTTCGCCTGAACGTTGGAGCACTGCAGTTTCCCACACATGGCGTTTCTATGGCAACAAACACGATGAGGAAAACGGAAGCGGCGACTTCGACAAGAATCGGAGGATTCAGGAGAAGGCTCGAAGACGGACTGTGGGAAAGACACCTGAACACAGCACAGTCATGTGGGCGGGGCTTTGAAATGCACCTTGGGAGATGGAGTTTGTTCAGGTTTTCCCTGTTTGTTAGCGAAACAGGTGTAGTGACACACAGCGCCACCATCAGGTCAAAGCTGGAGGTGCGTTTAACTTGCGTGGGACTTGAActttgtgacatcatcagtctcAGCTCCTCACACTGGGACGGACCAtgatgaagtgtgtgtgtgtgtgtgtgtgttacctgctCTCGCACTTCTTGAAGCCGTTGTTGAGGTAGCCACAGTTGCCGAAGCGATCTCCTTTGCTGTTGACTTCTTTGAAGCAGAGCTCAGGAGCTGCCTTCGcctctgaggaggaggaggaggggcgaGGAGGAGGGGCAAGAAGGGGGGCGGGGGGGTCAGCTGCTGAGTAATGAGGTAGAGGAGTGAAGATGAAGGCGTGCAGAGGTACGTACTGTCTCCAAAGATGGCCTGACACTGGCTGTCGTAGTGCTGACACTTCCCGTTGTAACAGTAGGCCTCCTGGTTCCTGCAGGGCTGCCCgttctgaaacacacacacaccaacacacacacagatgtgatgaaggacagctcagccagcagctcacCTGCTCAGGTAAAAGCAGCGGACCTCACCTGGATGAAGACGTCGCTCTGACACAGGGACGAGGAGCCGTTACAGAACTCGGGCAGGTCACACTCATCTGTGCTGGCGCGACACACGGTTCCCCCCGGCAGGAActgaacacacacgcacacagttacagagcccaacacacacacacgcagacacacacacagacacacacaggtgtgtgtgtgtgtgtctgtgtgtctgtgtgtgtctgtgtgtgtcacgAGACTCGCTGTGTTTACCTGACAGTTGGAGCAGCACTCGCCGTACGCACACTGAGCTCCAGACTTCAGCTTACAGGTCCGATACTCACAGCAGGGGTCCTCCTCAcactcctgcacacacacacacacacacacacacacacacacacacacacacacgtggctGATCACGTGACCGGGTTTAGACAGGAAGTTTCTGTCTCTAgtgtaaaatcatttttaacGTTGGGcttttttatcttcattttcTGTGTGCAGGAAAACTCAACAAAGTCACACGTTAATATAAAacagggatgtcaaacataaggcccaggaGACAGAATTGGACTGGCAAAAACTCCAGCTGGTCCACCGCACAGCTGTGGAACACGTGGACGGCGTAGATGTTGGACTTCCTGCTGATGAGGAGCTCGAGTTGTGTAATAAATCATTCAGTGATATATGACTGTGTGGGCGGGCCCAAACTGACTGACAGGAGCGTCGGCGCTGTTTCGGCACACGTCGTATCAAAGTGGGTCAAATCTAATGTATGGCAAACATGTCTAACTCGTTCTCTACACATCACACCTTCTCTGAGCCACAGTCGCACTCCTCCCCGAAGTCCACCAGCCTGTTTCCGCAGTAGGGGGCGCTGTAGGCCTCGTCGGGCCGCGGGACGTTCAGCAGACACGCCCCCCCCGTCAGCAGGATCATCTTCTCAAAGTCATCGGCGCTACAGCTGCTGAAGTTCTTTGACCCTCTGCAGACAGCGTGAAGAGGCGCATTaggagtgagtgtgtgagcgCGTACGGGCACGTGTGAGCGTGCGGCGTGGCTTGCCGTGTCTGTCTTACGTGGCTCCGGAGTTCATGATGCAGGCGCCGCTGGGGCACGTGCACTGTCGGCCGTCGTCGTGGTTCATGCCGAGGTTGTGGCCGAGCTCGTGAGCCACGATGGAGGCGAACGAGCCCACGACGTTGTTGTTGAACTGAAGGACACAGAGCACAGTTCAGTCATGTCTCACTGAAATGCACCCTGGGAGATGGAGTTCCTTCTAAAGCTGTCATTAGCAGAATCCAGATCTTTTATTTCTCGTGATCTTTCTCCCAGACGGAGTCattcataataaacaacattcattttaatcatgtttttggtgtatttaataaaactgaagtctTTAGTGTGCACGCATGGTGGCGTACCGCGTTGATCCCGCCTCCGTGACTCCTGGAGCAGACAGTGGAGACGAACGCCATCCCGGCCGTCTGTCCAAAATTCTTCCTCCTGCACagacaccatcatcatcatcatcacctgaTACACGGTCCAATCACATGcagtaacaaacaaaacagaaacagcgcgtgcgtgcgtgcgtgcgtgcgtgcgtgcgtgtgtgtactGACAGGATGAGCTGTGCTGAGTCATGGCGGCGGCGAGGAATCAGCTCCTTCTCCCTCCACTGGGTGAAGCGACTCAGGACTTCTCCAGCCGATCCGTCGGTGCTGATCTGGTTCTGCTGATTCCAGATCTCCAGACCAACCAGAACCACCCGGATATTCAGCTGCATGTAGATCtgcacacacagggacacacacagggacacacacacacagggacacgcacacgcacagacacgaacacacacacagggacacacacagggacacacgcacacacaagggacacacgcacacaaacgcaaacacacagggacaaacacacacacacagggacacacacacacctcttatttatgcttttattcattttaaggacatttattgatttattccaGTTTTACTTCTAACCACACGAGAGCAAACGAGCTGAAAGTCACTTCCTGTTGCCGTGTGCACGATTCCCCTGACACAAAGC is a genomic window containing:
- the adam9a gene encoding disintegrin and metalloproteinase domain-containing protein 9 isoform X2; translated protein: MKMGGIVELLGISWLLFLLLIIGNGHCRDSHQTEHLSSYQLTVPRPIGGRLRRDVNGRLPNQVSYIISVDGSDHVVHLERNELLLPADFTVFSYSPDGSLVTSTPPVQDHCHYRGFVQGVEGSSVAMSICNGLRGVMHLSDGSYGIEPLDSTPDQHLVYRLQDVTSQPRGCQTPHYEHGHNSTERAQSSWEDIPHGQHRRVRRAVLHKTHYVELLLVVDKERFNFMNRNATAVREEMVLLANLVDSIYMQLNIRVVLVGLEIWNQQNQISTDGSAGEVLSRFTQWREKELIPRRRHDSAQLILRKNFGQTAGMAFVSTVCSRSHGGGINAFNNNVVGSFASIVAHELGHNLGMNHDDGRQCTCPSGACIMNSGATGSKNFSSCSADDFEKMILLTGGACLLNVPRPDEAYSAPYCGNRLVDFGEECDCGSEKECEEDPCCEYRTCKLKSGAQCAYGECCSNCQFLPGGTVCRASTDECDLPEFCNGSSSLCQSDVFIQNGQPCRNQEAYCYNGKCQHYDSQCQAIFGDKAKAAPELCFKEVNSKGDRFGNCGYLNNGFKKCESRNAMCGKLQCSNVQAKTVFGIEPSIISTPITGGKCYGVDFMLGSDVPDPGMVNEGTKCGENKVCVNFECRGADVLSYNCDVQTKCHGHGVCNSNRNCHCDYGWDPPFCELSGYGGSVDSGPTWNDKDTSLRDGLLVLFFFVLPLLALGVFVFLRRNELLRRLGLSRRKRSQGYEADGMASANHSRRPPPRVQPPSVARGNTNNIVRDGHHAQLLPPQEKTKTFCCITTSGASKTCARASCLTNQESSNDTWTTSPPPTHTHTHTHTPAYLQTLPSELGATSLATARNNQKQFCSHDNRQPARLHGHRSKMDPGGPDEELCRTFRNPAGPNWSHCCSLT
- the adam9a gene encoding disintegrin and metalloproteinase domain-containing protein 9 isoform X1 encodes the protein MKMGGIVELLGISWLLFLLLIIGNGHCRGERGEEEHDSHQTEHLSSYQLTVPRPIGGRLRRDVNGRLPNQVSYIISVDGSDHVVHLERNELLLPADFTVFSYSPDGSLVTSTPPVQDHCHYRGFVQGVEGSSVAMSICNGLRGVMHLSDGSYGIEPLDSTPDQHLVYRLQDVTSQPRGCQTPHYEHGHNSTERAQSSWEDIPHGQHRRVRRAVLHKTHYVELLLVVDKERFNFMNRNATAVREEMVLLANLVDSIYMQLNIRVVLVGLEIWNQQNQISTDGSAGEVLSRFTQWREKELIPRRRHDSAQLILRKNFGQTAGMAFVSTVCSRSHGGGINAFNNNVVGSFASIVAHELGHNLGMNHDDGRQCTCPSGACIMNSGATGSKNFSSCSADDFEKMILLTGGACLLNVPRPDEAYSAPYCGNRLVDFGEECDCGSEKECEEDPCCEYRTCKLKSGAQCAYGECCSNCQFLPGGTVCRASTDECDLPEFCNGSSSLCQSDVFIQNGQPCRNQEAYCYNGKCQHYDSQCQAIFGDKAKAAPELCFKEVNSKGDRFGNCGYLNNGFKKCESRNAMCGKLQCSNVQAKTVFGIEPSIISTPITGGKCYGVDFMLGSDVPDPGMVNEGTKCGENKVCVNFECRGADVLSYNCDVQTKCHGHGVCNSNRNCHCDYGWDPPFCELSGYGGSVDSGPTWNDKDTSLRDGLLVLFFFVLPLLALGVFVFLRRNELLRRLGLSRRKRSQGYEADGMASANHSRRPPPRVQPPSVARGNTNNIVRDGHHAQLLPPQEKTKTFCCITTSGASKTCARASCLTNQESSNDTWTTSPPPTHTHTHTHTPAYLQTLPSELGATSLATARNNQKQFCSHDNRQPARLHGHRSKMDPGGPDEELCRTFRNPAGPNWSHCCSLT